A single Lysinibacter sp. HNR DNA region contains:
- the nagZ gene encoding beta-N-acetylhexosaminidase produces the protein MSNIQDSAEDGTLQRRIAGTMLPGFEGVELPAWVERRLREGMGGVCLFATNIGTPDQLRSLTAAIRRANPNAVIAIDEEGGDVTRLHHSTGSPFPGNAVLGRINDLQLTHDIAYRVGQELRVAGCTVTFAPDVDINSNPDNPVIGTRSFGVATDLVSAHSHAWVRGVQRAGIAASAKHFPGHGDTAQDSHLALPVIDRSLAQLHERELKPFRAAIEAGTQTIMTSHILLPQIDRDTPATFSSRILQGILREELGFEGVIVTDALDMAGASATTGIPEAAVRALVAGCDLLCIGTANSDEQMGEILDHVTEALRAGRLDATRLAEATRRLEALSRWGDSVLSEQDPEPVTVDTAAIINSFEVRDDVTLPRILDGGQRVHVVVCEGVPNIAVGPLPWGPQAELEALRATGSHPWPHLTLYTVWAREELPSFAEIGREDTVIVVGQNNHRHETNRAVIEGLRATRQNTLVVEMGWPSADRSYADVATFGASRLVGRALVEMLRGDNLP, from the coding sequence ATGTCGAATATTCAGGATAGTGCCGAGGACGGTACCCTACAGCGTAGAATTGCGGGCACCATGCTGCCTGGTTTTGAAGGGGTGGAGCTTCCCGCCTGGGTGGAGAGGCGCTTGAGGGAGGGAATGGGGGGAGTGTGTCTTTTTGCCACCAACATTGGCACCCCCGATCAGCTTCGCTCCCTCACTGCCGCAATCCGTCGGGCAAACCCCAACGCGGTGATTGCGATCGATGAGGAGGGCGGAGACGTTACCCGGTTGCACCACAGCACCGGCTCGCCGTTTCCGGGCAATGCCGTCCTGGGACGGATCAATGATCTTCAGCTCACGCACGATATTGCGTATCGTGTGGGCCAAGAATTGCGGGTTGCCGGCTGCACCGTGACGTTTGCACCGGACGTTGATATCAATTCGAACCCGGATAACCCCGTCATCGGGACGCGTAGTTTTGGTGTGGCCACCGATCTGGTTTCTGCCCACTCGCACGCGTGGGTTCGCGGTGTGCAGCGGGCCGGTATCGCGGCGAGTGCCAAACACTTTCCAGGTCACGGAGACACCGCGCAGGACTCTCACCTGGCGCTTCCGGTGATCGACCGCTCGCTTGCGCAATTGCATGAGCGCGAGCTTAAGCCGTTTCGTGCTGCGATTGAGGCCGGAACCCAGACTATTATGACCTCGCACATCCTGCTGCCCCAGATTGACAGGGATACCCCCGCCACATTTTCCTCGCGTATTCTCCAGGGAATTTTGCGGGAAGAACTGGGCTTTGAAGGTGTTATTGTCACGGATGCTCTTGATATGGCAGGGGCCAGTGCCACCACCGGAATTCCCGAGGCGGCGGTTCGTGCGCTTGTTGCCGGGTGCGACCTTCTTTGCATCGGTACCGCCAATAGCGACGAGCAGATGGGGGAAATCTTAGATCACGTGACCGAGGCGTTGCGCGCGGGAAGGCTCGACGCGACGAGGCTTGCAGAGGCCACACGTCGCCTTGAGGCACTCTCTCGTTGGGGAGACTCTGTGCTTTCGGAACAGGACCCCGAGCCTGTCACGGTGGATACCGCCGCAATTATTAATTCTTTTGAGGTGCGTGATGATGTAACTCTTCCGCGGATACTGGATGGCGGGCAGCGCGTCCACGTTGTGGTGTGTGAGGGCGTCCCCAATATTGCGGTGGGGCCGCTTCCCTGGGGGCCTCAGGCAGAACTTGAAGCGCTTCGAGCGACGGGTTCTCACCCCTGGCCCCACCTCACACTCTACACGGTATGGGCGCGTGAAGAGCTTCCTTCGTTTGCGGAGATTGGGCGTGAAGACACCGTCATCGTGGTGGGACAGAACAACCACCGACACGAGACCAACCGTGCCGTTATCGAGGGGCTACGAGCTACCCGGCAGAACACCCTGGTTGTGGAAATGGGGTGGCCCTCAGCCGACCGCTCCTACGCGGATGTGGC